In Bubalus kerabau isolate K-KA32 ecotype Philippines breed swamp buffalo chromosome 4, PCC_UOA_SB_1v2, whole genome shotgun sequence, one DNA window encodes the following:
- the MAP3K14 gene encoding mitogen-activated protein kinase kinase kinase 14 isoform X1 → MAVMEMACPGAPGSTVGQQQEFAKAKEKTQAMGKKQSSVHKLEAVEKSPVFCGKWEILNDVITKGTAKDGSEAGPAAISIIAQAECENSQEFSPTFSERIFIAGSKQYSQSESLDQIPNNVAHSTEGKMARVCWKGKRRSKARKKRKKKSSKSPAQAGVALAKPLPRTPEQESCTVPVQEDEPPLGPPYVRNAPQFTKPLKEPGLGQLWFKKLGEGLRPALPRPELHKLISPLQCLNHVWKVHHPQDASPLPQPFPYSRLPHPFPFHPLQPWKPHPLESFFLGKLTNCVDDQQPLPGPHLGRLACVDSQKPLPSPHLKPSFPSRGSRDKLSVEEYLVHALQGSVSSGQAHSLASLAKTWSVGGSRPQAPSPETEDSEGVLLIEKLKPVDYEYREEVHWATRQPCLGRGSFGEVHRMEDKQTGFQCAVKKVRVEVFRAEELMACAGLTSPRIVPLYGAVKEGPWVNIFMELLEGGSLGQLIKQKGCLPEDRALYYLGQALEGLEYLHTRRILHGDVKADNVLLSSDGSRAALCDFGHAVCLQPDGLGKSLLTGDYIPGTETHMAPEVVMGKPCDAKVDVWSSCCMMLHMLNGCHPWTQYFRGPLCLKIASEPPPVREIPPSCAPLTAQAIQEGLRKEPVHRASAVELGGKVSLALQHVGGLRSPWRGEYKEPRHPLPLQDHPPPSQGHPHQTLHAPPGELSPGAPGLQPAKDAAGGAPKLQPPPPPDPPEQSKSPSLHWGKEESGTWDPLPLSSLDPAPTRNPTSPERKATFPEQELQQLEIELFLNSLSQPFSLEEQEQILSCLSVDSLSLSDDSEKNPSKASQSSRDTLSSGVHSWSSQAEARSSSWNMVLARGRPTDTPSYFNGVKVQIQSLNGEHLHIREFHRVKVGDIATGISSQIPAAAFSLVTKDGQPVRYDMEVPDSGIDLQCALAPDGSFAWSWRVKHGQLENRP, encoded by the exons GTGAGAACAGCCAAGAGTTCAGCCCCACCTTTTCAGAACGGATCTTCATCGCTGGCTCGAAACAGTACAG CCAGTCCGAGAGTCTTGATCAGATCCCCAACAATGTGGCCCACTCGACTGAGGGCAAAATGGCCCGCGTGTGCTGGAAGGGGAAGCGCCGCAGCAAAGCCCGAAAGAAACGCAAGAAGAAGAGCTCCAAGTCCCCGGCTCAGGCGGGGGTGGCCTTGGCCAAACCCCTCCCCAGGACCCCCGAGCAGGAGAGCTGCACGGTCCCGGTGCAG GAAGATGAGCCTCCGCTGGGTCCCCCATATGTTAGAAATGCCCCGCAGTTCACCAAGCCTCTGAAGGAGCCGGGCCTTGGTCAGCTCTGGTTTAAGAAGCTCGGGGAGGGCCTGCGGCCAGCGCTGCCTCGAccagaactccacaaactgatCAGCCCTCTGCAGTGTCTGAACCACGTGTGGAAAGTCCACCACCCACAGGACGCtagccccctgccccagcccttccCCTACAGCAGGCTGCCTCACCCCTTCCCATTCCACCCTCTCCAGCCCTGGAAGCCTCACCCGCTAGAGTCCTTCTTCCTTGGCAAACTGACAAACTGTGTAGACGACCAGCAGCCCCTGCCTGGCCCTCACCTGGGCAGACTGGCCTGTGTAGATAGCCAGAAGCCCCTTCCCAGCCCTCACCTGAAGCCCAGCTTCCCGTCTCGTGGCTCAAGGGACAAGCTGTCTGTGGAGGAGTACCTGGTACATGCCTTGCAAGGCAGCGTGAGCTCCGGCCAGGCCCACAGCCTGGCCAGCCTGGCCAAGACCTGGTCAGTGGGGGGCTCCAGGCCCCAGGCGCCCAGCCCCGAAACTGAGGACAGCGAGGGGGTCCTACTCATCGAG AAACTCAAGCCGGTGGATTATGAGTACCGAGAGGAGGTCCACTGGGCCACGCGCCAGCCCTGCCTGGGCAGAGGCTCCTTTGGAGAGGTCCACAGGATGGAGGACAAGCAGACCGGCTTCCAGTGTGCCGTCAAAAAG GTGCGAGTCGAAGTATTTCGGGCAGAGGAGTTGATGGCATGTGCGGGATTGACCTCCCCCAGAATCGTCCCTTTGTATGGAGCTGTGAAGGAAGGGCCTTGGGTCAACATCTTCATGGAACTGCTGGAAG GTGGTTCGCTAGGCCAGCTCATAAAGCAGAAAGGCTGTCTGCCAGAGGACCGGGCCCTTTACTACCTAGGCCAGGCGCTGGAAGGGCTGGAATACCTCCATACCCGCAGGATTCTACATGGAGATGTGAAAG CCGACAACGTGCTCCTGTCCAGTGATGGGAGTCGCGCAGCCCTCTGCGACTTTGGCCACGCTGTGTGCCTTCAGCCCGACGGCCTGGGGAAGTCTTTGCTCACAG GGGACTACATCCCTGGGACAGAGACCCACATGGCGCCAGAGGTGGTGATGGGCAAGCCCTGCGATGCCAAGGTGGACGTCTGGAGCAGCTGTTGTATGATGCTGCACATGCTCAACGGCTGCCACCCCTGGACCCAGTACTTCCGAGGGCCGCTCTGCCTCAAG ATTGCCAGTGAGCCTCCACCTGTGAGGGAGATCCCGCCCTCCTGTGCCCCGCTCACGGCCCAGGCCATCCAGGAGGGGCTCAGGAAAGAGCCGGTCCACCGAGCATCTGCAGTGGAGCTGGGGGGGAAGGTCAGCCTGGCGCTGCAGCACG TGGGAGGTCTGAGGAGTCCCTGGAGAGGAGAGTACAAAGAACCAAGACATCCACTGCCACTCCAAGACCACCCACCACCAAGCCAAGGCCACCCTCACCAGACCCTGCATGCCCCACCAGGGGAGCTCTCACCAGGGGCCCCAGGGCTGCAGCCAGCTAAGGACGCAGCAGGCGGGGCCCCTAAGCTCCAGCCTCCTCCACCTCCAGACCCCCCAGAGCAGAGCAAGTCTCCCAGCCTGCACTGGGGCAAGGAGGAGTCTGGGACATGGGACCCACTGCCCCTGTCCTCCCTGGATCCGGCCCCCACCAGGAACCCCACCTCACCCGAGCGAAAGGCAACCTTTCCTGAACAGGAGCTACAACAGCTGGAGATAG AGTTATTTCTGAACAGCCTGTCCCAGCCGttctccctggaggagcaggagcAGATCCTCTCATGCCTCAGCGTCGACAGCCTCTCCCTGTCAGACGACAGTGAGAAG AACCCGTCCAAGGCTTCTCAGAGCTCGCGGGACACACTGAGTTCTGGCGTGCATTCGTGGAGCAGCCAGGCAGAGGCCCGCAGCTCCAGCTGGAACATGGTGCTGGCCCGGGGGCGGCCCACTGACACACCAAGCTATTTCAACG GTGTGAAAGTCCAAATACAGTCTCTCAATGGCGAACACCTGCACATCCGGGAGTTCCACCGCGTCAAGGTGGGAGACATCGCAACTGGCATCAGCAGCCAG ATCCCAGCTGCAGCCTTCAGCTTGGTGACCAAGGACGGGCAGCCCGTGCGCTACGACATGGAGGTGCCGGACTCAGGCATCGACCTGCAGTGCGCCCTGGCCCCAGACGGCAGCTTCGCCTGGAGCTGGAGGGTCAAGCACGGCCAGCTGGAGAACAGGCCCTAA
- the SPATA32 gene encoding spermatogenesis-associated protein 32 — MGLGANGFPCCGKESVDIMDSQGDINQNQFQPIQEEDDMELENDLLEPGLPEEKLPQVEPEQKPKPFPQEEPKAKQEDPKPQGYMEESPQPYGDGLTKPDIRQLSMRSNSSYVSSMDEDYRSVHVQTSRHLFWVDRLIQVSEHSLQPVISTRPVQKSTKKTTICPAQQAVPKDTESSKKQSQNPSAQQGPLDKASQKTPSPEPSFCTPTMGLEELINFASTLAMASSSRMDLPSLQHMIKTTPQKAMPPPTEPAVDHAAQPTTDEPEQGKLTKDEKPPEEPGEARKPQDAPKQEDDDVPHPYLDLRKPGFKRATIEGELKFLQSPTTSPQPKGAAKDSVPGTMKGNPLFLKIHFKLSSPSSPEK, encoded by the exons atgggcttag GTGCCAATGGATTTCCCTGCTGTGGCAAAGAGTCGGTGGACATTATGGATTCACA GGGTGACATAAACCAAAACCAGTTCcagccaatacaagaggaagatGACATGGAG CTGGAGAACGATTTGCTAGAGCCGGGGCTTCCCGAAGAAAAGCTCCCTCAAGTGGAGCCAGAACAGAAGCCCAAGCCCTTCCCACAGGAAGAGCCCAAGGCCAAACAGGAAGACCCCAAGCCCCAGGGGTACATGGAAGAGTCCCCCCAACCCTATGGAGACGGGCTAACGAAGCCAGACATCAGACAGCTGAGCATGAGGTCCAATTCCAGCTACGTGAGTTCCATGGACGAGGACTACCGCTCCGTCCATGTGCAGACCTCCAGGCACCTCTTCTGGGTAGACAGGCTCATCCAGGTGTCAGAACACAGCCTGCAACCTGTGATCAGCACGCGGCCCGTCCAGAAGAGCACAAAAAAGACCACCATATGCCCTGCCCAACAGGCGGTCCCCAAGGACACTGAGAGCTCCAAGAAGCAGAGCCAGAACCCCAGCGCCCAGCAAGGCCCTCTAGACAAAGCCTCCCAGAAGACTCCAAGCCCTGAGCCGTCCTTCTGCACGCCCACCATGGGCCTGGAAGAGCTGATCAATTTCGCATCAACCCtggccatggcctcctccagcaGGATGGACCTGCCCAGCTTGCAGCACATGATCAAGACCACACCCCAGAAGGCCATGCCACCTCCCACAGAGCCTGCCGTGGATCATGCTGCCCAGCCCACCACGGACGAGCCAGAGCAGGGAAAACTCACGAAGGATGAGAAGCCGCCAGAGGAACCAGGAGAAGCCAGGAAACCACAGGATGCCCCAAAGCAAGAAGACGATGACGTCCCTCACCCTTACCTTGACCTCAGAAAGCCAGGGTTCAAGAGGGCCACCATTGAAGGGGAGCTGAAGTTTCTTCAGTCCCCGACCACGTCCCCTCAGCCAAAAGGAGCTGCAAAAGA CTCGGTGCCGGGAACCATGAAAGGGAATCCATTATTCCTGAAAATCCATTTTAAGCTgtcatccccctcctccccagagaAATGA
- the LOC129650799 gene encoding LOW QUALITY PROTEIN: spermatogenesis-associated protein 21-like (The sequence of the model RefSeq protein was modified relative to this genomic sequence to represent the inferred CDS: substituted 1 base at 1 genomic stop codon) — protein sequence MKKRRRAFLLASGMESQILDALREQKLKRLKVQVPQQRGAGLWQQRAEDQAITIGKENIQREGCGKRLAGGWSWEVKLCTHRPPQKPQRLLTQDPGQEQTGRTQKGRLQQCATFLTQKEPAAALATGAKQASQRTRQFKGLEAIHTVQSDPQTRSQRGSFADKNLLPLTARQLAAFQDVFKLFSSSPTGSVDMRSMKAALCSVGVQLSPQEMCEALRQADLDGDGTVSFKDFLGVLTDSHRLAQCLGKVRNSWAYDPQGLQTLFLEMLFKLMSLGYVPFKSVREVMSYYSKKQRSLRLNASWKGRSRSHGRSGRSHAGLAFFCQAARLIGLSNAELARSLHGLHKAGACSPYSQIPSLNGGTQPESHTQSRTPRPDVRLPKSYQPSRPKHAPKSGRLSQGETXPSVRPLRASAGFASQLLGCMCPSKLAPSPPTLIQKLPFSPSPAYLQRPATKKLYKYK from the exons ATGAAGAAGAGACGCAGAG CCTTCCTGTTAGCTTCTGGCATGGAGTCACAAATTTTAGATGCCTTAAGGGAGCAGAAACTCAAAAGACTAAAAGTGCAGGTTCCCCAGCAGAGAGGAGCAGGCCTGTG GCAGCAGAGGGCAGAAGACCAAGCGATCACCATCGGCAAAGAGAACATCCAG AGAGAGGGCTGTGGGAAGAGGCTGGCAGGGGGCTGGTCCTGGGAGGTGAAGCTGTGCACCCACAG GCCTCCACAGAAGCCTCAAAGACTGCTCACGCAAGACCCAGGACAGGAGCAGACCGGCAGAACCCAGAAGGGAAGGTTGCAACAATGTgctaccttcctgacccagaaggaACCAGCTGCCGCCTTGGCCACAGGGGCTAAGCAGGCTTCCCAGAGGACCAGACAGTTCAAGGGCCTTGAGGCCATCCACACAGTACAGTCAGACCCTCAGACCCGGTCTCAGAG AGGCAGCTTTGCAGACAAGAACCTGCTTCCCCTGACAGCACGGCAGCTGGCAG cattccaggatgtcttcaAACTGTTCAGCtccagcccaacaggctccgtgGACATGCGCAGTATGAAAGCTGCCCTGTGCAGTGTGGGTGTCCAGCTGAGCCCTCAGGAGATGTGTGAGGCTCTGCGGCAGGCGGACTTGGATG gTGATGGAACCGTAAGCTTCAAAGACTTCCTGGGTGTCCTCACTGACAGCCACCGCCTGGCTCAGTGCTTGG GCAAGGTGAGGAACAGCTGGGCCTATGACCCCCAGGGCTTGCAAACCCTCTTCTTAGAGATGCTGTTCAAGCTGATGAGTCTGGGCTATGTGCCCTTCAAGTCGGTACGGGAGGTGATGAG CTACTACTCCAAGAAGCAGCGGTCTCTGCGGCTCAACGCAAGCTGGAAAGGTCGGTCCCGCAGCCACGGCCGCAGCGGGCGCTCTCACGCGGGCCTCGCGTTCTTCTGCCAGGCTGCGCGCCTCATCGGCCTCTCCAATGCCGAGCTGGCGCGTTCGCTGCACGGACTGCACAAAGCGG GAGCGTGCAGCCCCTACTCCCAGATACCTAGCCTGAACGGGGGGACGCAGCCAGAATCCCACACGCAGAGCCGAACTCCGCGCCCAGACGTCCGACTTCCCAAGTCGTACCAGCCCAGTCGCCCCAAGCACGCGCCCAAGAGCGGGCGGCTCAGCCAAGGTGAAA CTTGACCCTCCGTACGCCCCCTCCGCGCTTCCGCAGGGTTCGCCAGCCAGCTACTAGGGTGTATGTGCCCTTCGAAACTGGCTCCCTCTCCCCCAACTCTGATCCAGAAGCTACCCTTCTCCCCCTCTCCGGCCTATTTGCAGAGACCTGCTACGAAGAAATTgtacaaatacaaataa